One genomic segment of Helicobacter enhydrae includes these proteins:
- the yihA gene encoding ribosome biogenesis GTP-binding protein YihA/YsxC has product MIKLKEAHFLSSASNFRQAPQAECAEIVCVGRSNVGKSSFINLFTGQKGLAKSSSTPGKTQLINFFNLVFECNGERVPLKLIDLPGFGYAKVSKQIKASWEKNLLDFLCQRRSIKLFLHLIDSRHIGLENDRRVEEFLSSIKLGDQKILKVYTKADKLKNGEKKRFLARGEILISTLKTEHTMPLQELHLKIFQDALGRE; this is encoded by the coding sequence ATGATCAAGCTTAAAGAAGCACATTTTCTATCCTCTGCGTCAAATTTCAGACAGGCTCCTCAAGCAGAATGTGCAGAGATTGTGTGTGTGGGTAGAAGCAATGTGGGCAAATCAAGCTTTATCAATTTATTCACAGGGCAAAAAGGATTAGCCAAAAGCTCCTCAACACCGGGCAAAACACAATTGATCAATTTCTTTAACCTCGTGTTTGAGTGCAATGGTGAGAGGGTGCCACTCAAACTGATTGATTTGCCGGGTTTTGGCTATGCCAAAGTGTCCAAACAAATAAAGGCGAGTTGGGAAAAAAACTTGCTAGATTTTTTGTGTCAGCGTAGGAGTATCAAGCTGTTTTTGCATTTGATTGATTCGCGTCATATAGGGCTAGAAAACGATCGGCGTGTGGAGGAGTTTTTGTCCTCCATTAAGCTTGGAGATCAAAAGATCTTGAAAGTCTATACCAAGGCAGATAAGCTCAAAAATGGAGAGAAAAAACGATTTCTAGCTAGAGGCGAGATCCTCATCTCTACCCTCAAGACAGAACACACAATGCCATTGCAAGAATTGCATTTGAAAATCTTTCAAGATGCTTTAGGGAGAGAATGA
- a CDS encoding N-acetyltransferase has translation MMEICFEKPTLQDVPEMLELVESEVHNGTILFRSFEEIANTIDNYIVSRLDGKIIGFCALHIYSATLAEVRSLIVAQEYRKQQIGRTILEFIIQKAKEFGIAELLALSYHRDFFLALGFEVIPNEKIPIEKIQTDCMKCKRFSKCNEIALLKKL, from the coding sequence ATGATGGAGATTTGTTTTGAAAAGCCGACATTGCAAGATGTGCCAGAAATGCTAGAGCTTGTAGAATCAGAAGTGCATAATGGCACTATTTTGTTTCGTAGCTTTGAGGAGATAGCAAATACGATTGATAATTATATAGTGTCGCGTTTGGATGGCAAAATCATCGGTTTTTGTGCATTGCACATTTATTCTGCCACACTTGCAGAAGTCCGAAGCTTGATTGTCGCTCAAGAGTATCGCAAACAGCAGATAGGACGCACAATCCTTGAGTTTATTATCCAAAAAGCAAAAGAGTTCGGGATCGCCGAGCTTTTGGCTTTGAGTTATCATAGGGATTTTTTTCTTGCATTGGGGTTTGAAGTGATACCAAATGAAAAGATTCCCATTGAAAAAATCCAAACAGATTGTATGAAATGCAAACGATTTTCAAAATGCAACGAAATAGCACTGCTCAAAAAGCTATAA
- the lptA gene encoding lipopolysaccharide transport periplasmic protein LptA — protein MARKLVLVLIMSVCLNAVELLDITARKITASEEKHSTILKGDVVVKKGKDVLYADEVVIKTDSKRKPQEYKAIGNVRFKVALQARVMKGKAKVIVYNAQKDEYHLSGGVVVEEVGSPNVLRGEEIVLNSKTGYANVVGGDKRPARIIFSLEDDKKKGKK, from the coding sequence GTGGCTAGAAAATTAGTATTGGTTTTGATAATGTCAGTATGCCTCAATGCTGTGGAACTCCTAGACATCACGGCGCGCAAAATCACTGCAAGCGAGGAGAAGCATAGCACGATACTCAAAGGTGATGTGGTGGTCAAAAAAGGCAAAGATGTCTTGTATGCTGATGAAGTGGTGATCAAAACAGATTCCAAAAGGAAGCCACAAGAATACAAAGCGATCGGCAATGTGCGTTTCAAAGTCGCTTTGCAAGCACGCGTGATGAAAGGAAAAGCCAAAGTGATTGTTTATAATGCACAAAAAGACGAATACCATTTGAGTGGCGGAGTCGTTGTAGAGGAGGTGGGTAGTCCAAATGTGTTGAGGGGAGAGGAGATCGTGCTAAATTCCAAAACAGGCTATGCCAATGTCGTAGGTGGCGACAAAAGACCTGCAAGGATTATTTTCAGTCTTGAAGACGACAAGAAGAAGGGGAAAAAATGA